In Fodinicola acaciae, the following proteins share a genomic window:
- a CDS encoding vWA domain-containing protein: protein MPFRYGRWSGGPDPLAPPYDVAEALDAIGDEVLAGGTPTDALRRLMREGANGLRGLDDLRRQAQRRRRQLRKSGELDGTLEEVRRLLEQALEAERRELFADPSDDARLEEAELDTLPDETASAVRALADRQWRSAAAREAYEQITELLRSEVLDSQFAGMRDALRGADAEDMRRVKDMMSDLNDLLDKHARGEDTEQALSDFLDKHGDFFPEKPSTVDELIDQLARRAAAAQRMMAGLTPQQRAELSDLMSNALGGDLDLAAQLDRLNAQLQAARPDLDWNSDPRMSGRGELGMSDATAAIAELSDLEALERGFSQSYAGASLDDIDPEQVARALGRSAVDDLQALRRIERELTRQGWLTRRDGRLELSPRALRRLGATALKRVFADLASTGRGQHDVTGSGIAGEPTGASVPWEFGDTRPLDAARTVRNAVVRSGPSSKISLDVEDFEVVETERRTRAAVALLVDLSYSMALNGTWAPAKQTALALHSLVTTRFPQDSIEIIGFSQYARTLKPTDLAGLDFDPVQGTNLQHALMLARRHLTKHSGAEPVVMVVTDGEPTAHLERDGSAVFCWPPLPETLELTMAEVDRATRAGVTLNMFMLGDDPRLVEFCGELTRRNGGRLFTSDGSDLGAYVVRDYLRRRTGTPSGRRAS, encoded by the coding sequence ATGCCGTTCCGTTATGGAAGATGGTCCGGCGGACCCGATCCGCTGGCACCGCCGTACGACGTCGCCGAGGCGCTGGACGCGATCGGCGACGAGGTGCTGGCCGGCGGCACGCCGACCGACGCGCTGCGCCGCCTGATGCGCGAAGGCGCCAACGGCCTGCGCGGACTGGACGACCTGCGCCGCCAGGCGCAGCGGCGGCGCAGGCAGCTGCGCAAGTCCGGCGAGCTGGACGGCACGCTGGAAGAGGTACGCCGGCTGCTGGAGCAGGCCCTTGAGGCCGAGCGTCGCGAGCTGTTCGCCGATCCGTCCGACGACGCTCGGTTGGAGGAGGCCGAACTCGACACGCTCCCGGACGAGACCGCCAGTGCCGTACGTGCGCTGGCCGATCGCCAGTGGCGCAGCGCCGCTGCTCGCGAGGCGTACGAGCAGATCACCGAGCTGCTGCGCAGCGAGGTGCTGGACAGCCAGTTCGCCGGCATGCGCGACGCGCTGCGCGGCGCCGACGCGGAGGACATGCGGCGGGTCAAGGACATGATGTCCGACCTCAACGACCTGCTCGACAAGCACGCGCGCGGCGAGGACACCGAGCAGGCGCTCTCGGACTTCCTCGACAAACACGGGGACTTCTTCCCGGAGAAACCGTCCACTGTGGACGAGCTGATCGACCAGCTGGCACGCCGCGCGGCGGCGGCGCAGCGGATGATGGCCGGCCTGACACCGCAGCAGCGCGCCGAGCTGTCCGACCTGATGTCCAACGCTCTCGGCGGCGACCTCGACCTGGCCGCGCAGCTCGACCGGCTCAACGCGCAGCTGCAGGCGGCCCGGCCCGATCTCGACTGGAACAGCGACCCGCGGATGTCCGGCCGCGGCGAGCTCGGCATGTCCGACGCCACCGCGGCGATCGCCGAGCTCTCCGACCTGGAGGCGCTGGAGCGTGGCTTCAGCCAGTCGTACGCCGGCGCGTCGCTGGACGACATCGACCCCGAGCAGGTCGCGCGTGCGCTCGGCCGCTCCGCGGTCGACGACCTGCAGGCGCTGCGCCGGATCGAACGGGAGCTGACCCGGCAGGGCTGGCTGACACGGCGCGACGGACGGCTTGAGCTGTCACCGCGCGCGTTGCGGCGGCTCGGTGCGACCGCCCTGAAGCGGGTCTTCGCCGATCTGGCGAGCACCGGGCGCGGCCAGCACGACGTCACTGGCTCCGGCATCGCCGGCGAGCCGACCGGCGCCTCGGTGCCGTGGGAGTTCGGCGACACCCGGCCGCTGGACGCCGCGCGTACGGTCCGCAACGCGGTCGTACGCTCCGGGCCTTCTTCGAAGATTTCGCTCGATGTCGAGGATTTCGAGGTCGTCGAGACCGAGCGGCGGACCCGAGCGGCGGTCGCGTTGCTGGTGGACCTGTCGTACTCGATGGCGCTCAACGGCACCTGGGCGCCGGCCAAGCAGACCGCGCTGGCGCTGCACTCGCTGGTGACCACGCGGTTTCCGCAGGACTCGATCGAGATCATCGGTTTCAGCCAGTACGCGCGGACGCTGAAGCCGACCGACCTCGCCGGCCTGGACTTCGACCCCGTACAGGGGACCAACCTGCAGCACGCGCTCATGCTGGCGCGCCGCCACCTGACGAAGCACTCCGGCGCGGAGCCGGTCGTCATGGTCGTCACCGACGGCGAGCCGACCGCTCACCTGGAGCGGGACGGCTCTGCGGTGTTCTGCTGGCCGCCTCTGCCCGAGACGCTGGAGCTGACGATGGCCGAGGTCGACCGGGCGACCCGCGCCGGCGTCACGCTCAACATGTTCATGCTCGGCGACGACCCGCGGCTGGTGGAGTTCTGCGGGGAGCTGACCCGGCGCAACGGTGGCCGGCTGTTCACCTCCGACGGCAGCGACCTCGGCGCGTACGTCGTGCGCGACTACCTCCGCCGCCGCACCGGCACCCCCAGCGGCCGCCGCGCCTCGTAG
- a CDS encoding MFS transporter has protein sequence MSDKKAWIGLAVLALPSLLVSIDVFVMLLALPRLSADLGASSTEQLWIMDVYGFLLSGFMITMGTLGDRIGRRKLLLIGSAAFAAASVMAAFSVSPLMLIAARAVLGIAGATLAPSTLALISNMFPNPKQRGLAIGIWLMCFMGGATLGPLVGGALLQHLWWGAVFLLGVPVMAVLLAVGPVLLPEYRNPDAGKLDLVSVALSLAAILPFVYGVKQLAYAGWQPVPVAAVLVGVVVGAVFVRRQTRLEHPLLDLRLFTRRSFSTALVSMLVGTMLMGAMMLFQTQHLELVQGLSPLQSAFWMIPMAVASLITFQVSPLLARRFRPAYLIAGGLAVSITGLLVITQVGATSGPVLLVTGWSLINLGSGPLVTLGTDLVIGSAPVEKAGSAAAIGETSNEFGFALGIAALGSVGTAVYRALLPSGVPAAARDTLASATEVAGTLSGQASDALLSSAREAFTSGMHVAALISAVALAVVAVATAILLRHVRPTAEPAPADTTDPVLVTT, from the coding sequence ATGAGCGACAAGAAGGCATGGATCGGCCTCGCCGTACTGGCGCTGCCCAGCCTGCTGGTCTCCATAGATGTGTTCGTCATGCTGCTGGCGCTGCCGCGGCTGTCCGCCGATCTCGGCGCCAGCAGCACCGAGCAGCTGTGGATCATGGACGTGTACGGCTTCCTGCTGTCCGGGTTCATGATCACCATGGGTACGCTCGGCGACCGGATCGGCCGCCGCAAGCTGCTGCTGATCGGCTCGGCCGCGTTCGCCGCCGCGTCGGTGATGGCCGCGTTCTCGGTCAGTCCGCTGATGCTGATCGCGGCGCGTGCCGTGCTCGGCATCGCCGGCGCGACGCTGGCGCCGTCGACGTTGGCGCTGATCAGCAACATGTTCCCCAACCCCAAGCAGCGCGGCCTGGCCATCGGCATCTGGCTGATGTGCTTCATGGGCGGCGCGACGCTCGGACCGCTGGTCGGCGGCGCTCTGCTGCAGCACCTCTGGTGGGGTGCGGTGTTCCTGCTCGGCGTACCGGTCATGGCCGTCCTGCTGGCGGTCGGTCCGGTGCTGCTGCCGGAATACCGCAACCCGGACGCCGGCAAGCTCGACCTGGTCAGCGTCGCGCTGTCGCTGGCGGCGATCCTGCCGTTCGTGTACGGCGTGAAGCAGCTCGCGTACGCGGGCTGGCAGCCGGTGCCGGTCGCCGCGGTCCTGGTCGGCGTCGTCGTCGGCGCGGTGTTCGTACGCCGGCAGACCCGGCTGGAGCATCCGCTGCTGGACCTGCGGCTGTTCACCCGCCGGTCGTTCAGCACGGCGCTGGTGAGCATGCTGGTCGGCACCATGCTGATGGGGGCGATGATGCTGTTCCAGACCCAGCATCTGGAGCTGGTGCAGGGCCTGTCGCCGCTGCAGAGCGCCTTCTGGATGATCCCGATGGCGGTCGCGTCGCTGATCACCTTCCAGGTGTCGCCGCTGCTCGCGCGCCGCTTCCGTCCCGCCTACCTGATCGCCGGCGGCCTGGCCGTGTCGATCACCGGCCTGCTGGTGATCACGCAGGTCGGCGCCACCTCCGGACCGGTCCTGCTGGTCACCGGCTGGTCGCTGATCAATCTCGGCTCCGGACCGCTGGTCACGCTCGGCACCGACCTGGTGATCGGCTCGGCGCCGGTGGAGAAGGCCGGCTCGGCGGCCGCGATCGGTGAGACCAGCAACGAGTTTGGCTTCGCGCTGGGGATCGCGGCGCTCGGCAGCGTTGGTACGGCGGTCTATCGCGCGCTGCTGCCCAGTGGCGTCCCGGCCGCGGCTCGCGACACGCTGGCCAGTGCCACCGAAGTGGCCGGCACGCTCTCCGGCCAGGCCTCCGACGCCCTGCTCAGCTCCGCGCGCGAGGCTTTCACCAGCGGCATGCATGTCGCCGCGCTGATCAGCGCGGTGGCGCTGGCCGTCGTCGCGGTCGCCACCGCGATCCTGCTCCGGCACGTACGCCCCACCGCCGAGCCTGCGCCCGCCGACACGACAGACCCCGTCCTGGTCACCACCTGA
- a CDS encoding alpha/beta fold hydrolase, protein MSTVTSTDGTTIAYTYVGSGPAVILVGGAFQHRAIDASTREVAQRLGEDFTVFHYDRRGRGESSDTQPYAKEREIEDLAALIAEAGGRVHLYGMSSGAALALDAVAAGLDVASLAVYEAPFVVDDSRPPFPDNYLEHLTALCRAGDRDAAVAYFLTNIGVPADLLDGMRQAPIWSDFEGAALTLAYDAAFMDGTTAGTPLPADRWSKVTVPALVMHGGASPDSMRTAAEALTALLPAARHEVLAGQQHDVATDVLVPALRHWLSVEK, encoded by the coding sequence ATGAGCACAGTCACGTCCACTGACGGCACCACGATCGCGTACACGTACGTCGGCTCCGGCCCCGCCGTGATCCTGGTCGGCGGCGCCTTCCAGCACCGCGCGATCGACGCCAGTACGCGAGAGGTCGCACAACGGCTCGGCGAGGACTTCACCGTCTTCCATTACGACCGGCGGGGGCGCGGCGAGAGCAGCGACACGCAGCCGTACGCGAAGGAGCGCGAGATCGAAGACCTCGCGGCGCTGATCGCCGAGGCCGGCGGCCGCGTGCACCTGTATGGCATGTCGTCCGGCGCGGCGCTCGCGCTGGACGCGGTCGCCGCCGGTCTCGACGTGGCGTCACTGGCGGTCTACGAGGCGCCCTTCGTCGTCGACGACAGCCGGCCGCCGTTCCCGGACAACTACCTGGAGCACCTGACCGCACTGTGCCGGGCCGGCGACCGCGACGCGGCTGTCGCGTACTTCCTGACCAACATCGGCGTGCCGGCGGACCTGCTCGACGGCATGCGCCAGGCGCCGATCTGGTCGGACTTCGAAGGCGCCGCGCTGACACTGGCGTACGACGCGGCGTTCATGGACGGCACGACCGCCGGCACGCCGCTGCCGGCCGACCGCTGGTCGAAGGTCACCGTGCCGGCGCTGGTGATGCACGGTGGCGCGAGCCCGGACAGCATGCGTACGGCCGCCGAGGCGCTGACCGCGCTGCTGCCGGCCGCGCGGCACGAGGTGCTCGCCGGTCAGCAGCACGACGTGGCGACCGACGTACTCGTGCCGGCGCTTCGACACTGGCTGTCCGTGGAAAAGTAG
- a CDS encoding DUF2269 family protein has translation MRVFLLTLHVLAAVFVIGPLVYFPMNGLRGIRTGDVDAVRSAARQTFLYSLLSLLVFGLGAAVIAASTKITFGTAWLTISMTLYVVAFAITLALLVPALRHAVTLMEASHTDLEKDETEVRTRSKLDSVRGRAAASAGVVALLFVVITILMVVKPFGPS, from the coding sequence ATGCGCGTCTTCCTGCTGACCCTGCACGTACTCGCGGCGGTCTTCGTCATCGGTCCCCTGGTCTACTTTCCGATGAACGGCCTGCGCGGCATCCGCACCGGCGATGTCGACGCGGTACGCTCCGCGGCCCGCCAGACCTTCCTCTACTCGCTGCTCTCGCTGCTGGTCTTCGGCCTCGGCGCGGCGGTGATCGCGGCAAGCACCAAGATCACCTTCGGCACCGCGTGGCTGACCATCTCGATGACGCTCTACGTGGTCGCCTTCGCCATCACGCTGGCGCTGCTGGTGCCGGCGCTGCGGCACGCCGTCACGCTCATGGAGGCGAGCCACACCGACCTGGAGAAGGACGAGACGGAGGTGCGTACGCGGTCGAAGCTGGACTCCGTACGCGGCCGCGCCGCCGCCTCCGCCGGCGTGGTCGCGCTGCTGTTCGTGGTGATCACGATCCTGATGGTCGTCAAGCCCTTCGGCCCGTCCTGA
- a CDS encoding glutathione S-transferase family protein, whose protein sequence is MSDDGEFKRDLNYISTRITADGRDGYPVEPGRYRLVIARACPWANRAAIVRRLLGLEPVLSMGIAGPVHDVRSWSFDLDPGGRDPVLGIERLQEAFFKRQPDYPRGITVPAIVDIPTGAVVTNDFKQITIDLSTEWTAHHRAGAPDLYPEALSDEIEDVAEKVFRDVNNGVYKCGFASSQKAYEEAYQRLFERLDWLSDRLSGQRYLVGDTITEADVRLWTTLVRFDAVYHGHFKCNRQKLAEMPVLWAYARDLFQTPGFGDTIDFAQIKEHYYVVHTMINPTQIVPVGPDPSGWLTPHHREQLGGRPFGDGTPPGPPPEHEIVADSPDQP, encoded by the coding sequence ATGAGCGATGACGGCGAGTTCAAGCGGGACCTGAACTACATCTCGACGCGGATCACCGCCGACGGCCGCGACGGCTATCCGGTGGAGCCGGGACGCTATCGGCTGGTGATCGCGCGGGCGTGTCCGTGGGCCAACCGCGCGGCGATCGTCCGGCGGCTGCTCGGCCTGGAGCCGGTGCTCTCGATGGGGATCGCCGGCCCGGTCCACGACGTACGCAGCTGGTCCTTCGACCTCGACCCCGGCGGCCGCGACCCGGTGCTCGGCATCGAGCGGCTGCAGGAGGCGTTTTTCAAGCGCCAGCCGGACTATCCGCGCGGCATCACGGTGCCGGCGATCGTCGACATCCCCACCGGCGCCGTCGTCACCAATGACTTCAAGCAGATCACCATCGACCTGTCCACGGAATGGACCGCCCACCACCGCGCGGGCGCTCCTGACCTCTATCCGGAGGCGCTGAGCGACGAGATCGAGGACGTCGCCGAGAAGGTCTTCCGCGATGTCAACAACGGCGTCTACAAATGCGGTTTCGCCAGCTCGCAGAAGGCGTACGAGGAGGCCTACCAGCGGCTTTTCGAGCGCCTCGACTGGCTCAGCGACCGGCTGTCCGGCCAGCGATATCTGGTCGGCGACACGATCACCGAGGCGGACGTACGGCTGTGGACCACGCTGGTCCGCTTCGACGCCGTCTACCACGGCCATTTCAAGTGCAATCGGCAGAAACTCGCCGAGATGCCGGTGTTGTGGGCGTACGCGCGCGACCTGTTCCAGACGCCGGGTTTCGGCGACACGATCGACTTCGCGCAGATCAAGGAGCACTACTACGTGGTGCACACGATGATCAACCCGACCCAGATCGTGCCGGTCGGCCCCGACCCGTCCGGCTGGCTGACCCCGCACCACCGCGAACAACTCGGCGGCCGCCCGTTCGGCGACGGCACCCCGCCCGGCCCGCCACCGGAGCACGAGATCGTCGCCGACTCCCCCGACCAGCCCTGA
- a CDS encoding sigma 54-interacting transcriptional regulator: MTAPESQNTPAPPDTTLGQLRASGHLHRGVKAEIRDNLLARLAAGEPSFPGIVGFDETVGPELERALLAGHDVVLLGERGQGKTRLIRTLIGLLDEWTPVIAGSETNDHPYDPVSVYGQKLVAEKGDDTPVTWQHRSRRYGEKLATPDTSVGDLVGDVDPIKVAEGRTLGDPETIHFGLIPRTNRGIVAINELPDLAERIQVALFNVLEERDLQVRGYTLRLPLDLLVVASANPEDYTNRGRIVTPLKDRFGAEIRTHYPIELQDEVALLLQEARTVWDGKYGEPVIPSHLVEIVARYTRVVRESPQIDARSGVSARFAISGLETLAASAVRRAAITGEPPVARVCDLPALVPASRGKVEFEDTEEGRELEVLEHLLRQATAATYRLRMAGADTSGLQAVFEDGRTVAAGDTVPAGELLRQLGTFSGLAAILERSGVDDGAESPGLAAAAVEFVLEGLYLSRRLAKDADGGRTVYGA; encoded by the coding sequence GTGACGGCACCTGAATCGCAGAACACCCCCGCACCACCGGACACCACCCTCGGACAGCTGCGCGCCAGCGGTCACCTCCACCGCGGCGTCAAAGCCGAGATCCGCGACAACCTGCTGGCCCGGCTGGCCGCCGGCGAGCCCTCCTTCCCCGGCATCGTCGGCTTCGACGAGACCGTCGGGCCGGAGCTGGAGCGCGCGCTGCTGGCAGGCCACGACGTCGTGCTGCTCGGCGAGCGCGGCCAGGGCAAGACCCGGCTGATCCGTACGCTCATCGGCCTGCTCGACGAGTGGACACCGGTCATCGCCGGCAGCGAGACCAACGACCACCCGTACGACCCGGTCAGCGTCTACGGCCAGAAGCTGGTCGCCGAGAAAGGCGACGACACACCGGTGACCTGGCAGCACCGCAGTCGCCGCTACGGCGAGAAGTTGGCCACCCCGGACACCAGCGTCGGCGACCTGGTCGGCGACGTCGACCCGATCAAGGTCGCCGAAGGCCGCACGCTCGGCGACCCGGAGACCATCCACTTCGGCCTGATCCCCCGCACCAACCGCGGCATCGTGGCCATCAACGAGCTGCCTGACCTGGCCGAACGCATCCAGGTCGCACTGTTCAACGTGCTGGAGGAGCGCGACCTGCAGGTCCGCGGCTACACGCTGCGGCTGCCGCTCGACCTGCTGGTGGTCGCCAGCGCCAACCCGGAGGACTACACCAACCGCGGCCGGATCGTCACGCCGCTGAAAGACCGGTTCGGCGCGGAGATCCGCACGCACTATCCGATCGAGCTCCAGGACGAGGTCGCGCTGCTGCTCCAGGAGGCACGTACGGTCTGGGACGGCAAGTACGGCGAGCCGGTGATCCCCAGCCACCTGGTCGAGATCGTGGCGCGCTACACGCGGGTCGTCCGCGAGTCGCCGCAGATCGACGCACGCAGCGGCGTGAGCGCGCGTTTTGCCATCTCCGGCTTGGAAACCCTGGCCGCCTCCGCCGTACGCCGCGCCGCGATCACCGGCGAGCCGCCGGTCGCGCGAGTATGTGACCTGCCGGCGCTGGTGCCGGCCAGCCGCGGCAAGGTCGAGTTCGAGGACACCGAGGAAGGCCGCGAGCTGGAGGTGCTGGAGCACCTGCTGCGCCAGGCGACCGCGGCGACCTACCGGCTGCGGATGGCCGGCGCCGACACCAGCGGCCTGCAGGCGGTGTTCGAGGACGGCCGTACGGTCGCGGCCGGCGACACCGTGCCGGCCGGCGAGCTGCTGCGTCAGCTCGGCACTTTCAGCGGCCTGGCGGCGATACTGGAACGCAGCGGCGTCGACGACGGCGCCGAGTCACCGGGCCTGGCCGCCGCGGCGGTCGAGTTCGTCCTGGAAGGTCTCTATCTCAGCCGCCGGCTCGCCAAGGACGCCGACGGCGGACGTACGGTCTACGGAGCCTGA
- a CDS encoding SMP-30/gluconolactonase/LRE family protein, which translates to MSDVLLTGLKIGESARWHDGRLWLCNWGTRQVLAVDDDGRAEVMATVPTTIPFSIDWLPDGRLLVVSGPEGRLLRQEPDGSLVEHADLSAYGGLNEIVVDGRGDIFVNGGSDFHPDEGVAPGFVLVVRADGEVRKVAEDIAFPNGMVVTPDGSTLVIAESFAATLTAFDIGADGGLSNRRVWAAVPADGIVMDAEGAIWTPSGASCLRVAEGGEVLATVPLEHFGFACTLGGDDGRTLYMLSADWHMGDGFEANLERLVGGPETGRVLTTRAPAPHAGHP; encoded by the coding sequence ATGAGCGACGTACTACTGACCGGACTGAAGATCGGCGAGTCGGCGCGCTGGCACGACGGCCGGCTGTGGCTGTGCAACTGGGGTACGCGGCAGGTGCTGGCGGTCGACGACGACGGAAGAGCCGAGGTGATGGCGACCGTACCGACGACGATCCCGTTCTCGATCGACTGGCTGCCCGACGGCCGGCTGCTGGTCGTCTCCGGCCCGGAGGGCCGGCTGCTGCGGCAGGAGCCGGACGGCTCGCTGGTCGAGCACGCGGACCTGAGCGCGTACGGCGGCCTGAACGAGATCGTCGTGGACGGCCGCGGCGACATCTTCGTCAACGGTGGCTCGGATTTTCATCCCGACGAAGGCGTGGCGCCGGGGTTCGTCCTGGTGGTCCGGGCGGACGGCGAGGTGCGCAAGGTCGCCGAGGACATCGCGTTCCCCAACGGCATGGTCGTGACGCCGGACGGCTCGACGCTGGTCATCGCGGAGTCCTTCGCCGCGACGCTGACCGCCTTCGACATCGGCGCGGACGGCGGCCTGTCCAACCGCCGCGTGTGGGCCGCGGTCCCCGCTGACGGGATCGTGATGGACGCCGAAGGAGCCATCTGGACGCCGAGCGGCGCGTCCTGCCTGCGGGTCGCCGAAGGCGGCGAGGTGTTGGCGACCGTGCCGCTGGAGCACTTCGGCTTCGCGTGCACGCTCGGCGGCGACGACGGCCGTACGTTGTACATGCTGTCGGCCGACTGGCACATGGGGGACGGCTTCGAGGCCAACCTGGAGCGGCTGGTCGGCGGGCCGGAGACCGGTCGCGTCCTCACCACCCGGGCACCAGCCCCGCACGCCGGCCATCCGTAG
- a CDS encoding YczE/YyaS/YitT family protein gives MLPPDRRLRRFVQLFVGLYLYGLSSALMIRAQLGLDPWDVFHQGLVKHTGLSFGAITIIVGAVVMLGWIPLRQKPGIGTISNVIVVGLAVDASLAFLPTPQNLVLRIVFLVAGVVLCGFATGCYVGAGMGPGPRDGLMTGLVARTGKSVRLVRTCIEVSVLVVGFLLGGSVGFGTLFYALTIGPLVHVFLPLMKVRTDREADTVVALRS, from the coding sequence ATGCTGCCACCTGACCGCCGGCTCCGCCGGTTCGTCCAGCTCTTCGTCGGCCTGTATCTCTACGGCCTGAGCTCGGCGCTGATGATCCGCGCGCAGCTCGGCCTGGACCCGTGGGACGTGTTCCACCAGGGCCTGGTCAAGCACACCGGCCTGAGCTTCGGCGCCATCACGATCATCGTCGGCGCGGTGGTGATGCTCGGCTGGATCCCGCTGCGGCAGAAGCCCGGGATCGGCACGATCTCCAACGTCATCGTCGTCGGGCTCGCCGTCGACGCGTCGCTGGCATTTCTTCCTACGCCACAAAACCTGGTGCTGCGGATCGTTTTCCTGGTCGCCGGCGTGGTGTTGTGCGGCTTCGCGACCGGATGCTATGTCGGCGCCGGCATGGGACCGGGACCGCGCGACGGACTGATGACCGGTTTGGTTGCGCGTACTGGCAAATCCGTCCGGTTGGTGCGTACGTGCATCGAGGTGAGCGTGCTCGTCGTCGGCTTTCTGCTCGGTGGCTCGGTCGGTTTCGGAACGCTGTTCTACGCGCTCACGATTGGTCCACTCGTGCACGTCTTCCTGCCGCTGATGAAGGTCCGGACCGACAGGGAAGCCGACACCGTCGTAGCCTTGCGGTCATGA
- a CDS encoding cystathionine gamma-synthase, which produces MTDGKGAETAHGFETLAIHAGQDADPSTGAVITPIFQTSTFRQPTVGELPAGYDYSRAGNPTRAALEDCLAALEGGTRGFAFASGMAATDTYLRAVCRPGDHILIPNDAYGGTFRLVDRVLRRWGLDYTPVPLSDLAAVRAAIRPETKLIWCETPTNPLLGIADIAGLASVAHEAGAQLVVDNTFASPYLQQPLNLGADAVVHSTTKYIGGHSDVVGGAVVVRDAHLADDIAFHLKSMGGVAGPFDSWLALRGLKTLAVRMDRHCANAESVVQLLVSHPAVTEVFYPGLENHAGHEIAAKQMRRFGGMVSFRVRGGQDAAVAVCDKAKVFTLAESLGGVESLIEHPGLMTHSSVAGSELEVPDDLVRLSVGIESVEDLRADLTQALG; this is translated from the coding sequence ATGACCGACGGCAAAGGCGCCGAAACAGCGCACGGGTTCGAGACGTTGGCGATCCACGCGGGGCAGGACGCCGATCCCTCGACCGGCGCGGTGATCACGCCGATCTTCCAGACCTCCACGTTCCGGCAGCCGACGGTCGGCGAGCTGCCGGCCGGATACGACTACAGCCGCGCCGGCAACCCGACGCGGGCGGCGCTGGAGGACTGTCTGGCCGCGCTGGAAGGCGGCACGCGCGGATTCGCGTTCGCGTCCGGCATGGCCGCGACCGACACGTATCTGCGCGCGGTCTGCCGGCCAGGCGACCACATCCTGATCCCCAACGACGCGTACGGCGGCACCTTCCGGCTGGTCGACCGCGTGCTGCGGCGGTGGGGCCTGGACTACACACCGGTGCCGCTGTCCGACCTGGCCGCCGTACGCGCGGCGATCCGGCCGGAGACCAAGCTGATCTGGTGTGAGACGCCGACCAACCCGCTGCTCGGGATCGCCGACATCGCCGGCCTGGCGAGCGTCGCGCACGAGGCCGGCGCGCAGCTGGTCGTCGACAACACCTTCGCCTCGCCGTATCTGCAGCAGCCGCTCAACCTCGGCGCGGACGCGGTCGTGCACTCGACGACCAAATACATCGGCGGCCATTCCGATGTGGTCGGCGGCGCGGTGGTCGTACGCGACGCGCACCTGGCCGACGACATCGCCTTCCACCTCAAGTCGATGGGCGGGGTGGCCGGCCCGTTCGACTCGTGGCTTGCCTTGCGTGGCCTGAAAACCCTGGCCGTACGGATGGACCGGCACTGCGCCAACGCCGAGAGTGTCGTGCAGCTGCTGGTCAGCCACCCGGCCGTCACCGAGGTTTTCTATCCGGGACTGGAAAACCACGCCGGCCACGAGATCGCCGCCAAGCAGATGCGCCGGTTTGGCGGGATGGTGAGCTTCCGCGTACGCGGTGGCCAGGACGCCGCCGTCGCCGTCTGCGACAAGGCGAAGGTCTTCACGCTCGCCGAGTCGCTGGGTGGCGTCGAGTCGCTGATCGAGCATCCCGGCCTGATGACGCACAGCAGCGTGGCCGGGTCGGAGCTGGAGGTGCCGGACGACCTCGTCCGGCTGTCGGTCGGCATCGAGAGCGTCGAGGATCTGCGCGCCGACCTGACCCAGGCCCTCGGCTAG
- a CDS encoding SigE family RNA polymerase sigma factor, with the protein MLTPQRPDFADFVGTAATRLLRTAELLTGDRHQAEDLVQAALEKAYLRWHRIRSDDPYGYVRRVLVNTHNDWWRRKPWRERATGELPEEASADVSEEHAKRDAVFRALATLTPRERTVVVLRYYEDLSEEATATALGVAVGTVKSTAARAFAKLRITPDIGEVRLTRPVEARP; encoded by the coding sequence ATGCTGACCCCCCAGCGGCCGGACTTCGCCGATTTCGTCGGCACGGCCGCGACCCGCCTACTGCGTACCGCCGAGCTGCTGACCGGTGACCGTCACCAGGCCGAAGACCTGGTGCAGGCCGCGCTGGAGAAGGCCTATCTGCGGTGGCACCGGATCCGCTCTGACGACCCGTACGGCTATGTCCGCCGCGTACTGGTCAACACGCACAACGACTGGTGGCGCCGCAAGCCGTGGCGCGAGCGCGCGACCGGCGAGCTGCCGGAGGAGGCGAGCGCGGACGTGTCGGAAGAGCACGCCAAACGCGACGCGGTGTTCCGCGCGCTGGCGACGCTGACCCCGCGCGAACGTACGGTCGTCGTCCTCCGGTACTACGAGGACCTGTCGGAGGAGGCGACCGCCACCGCGCTCGGCGTCGCCGTCGGCACGGTCAAGAGCACCGCCGCGCGCGCGTTCGCGAAGCTGCGGATCACCCCTGACATCGGCGAAGTACGCCTGACCCGGCCAGTGGAGGCACGACCGTGA